GCATGAAAACATATGTtcaaatatttcttctttttatttggATACAATCTTGGTTAATGTCTTGGTTATCATCTCTGGTTATTACAGTTATTAATAAACTGGTCACACTGTCAGCCGGGGGTTTGGGGATTTCTCTCTTGGTATAAACTTAATGTAACACGTAATGACATGTTAAATAGTGTGTAGCTCCCATGCTAAATAGTGAAGTTTGAGAGATTGTAAAAAGGTTGCTTAAGAATACATGTTTCTGTTgacattaaatacatttaaggTTCTCACAACAAAAGGAAAATCAAAACATTCAATCAAACATTTTTACTTCCTAATTACCAGTTGCTCTTATATTCTACAAATCCACAGCCCTTCAACAGTTCATTGGTTGTCTAAATTTTAATTAAGTCACTTTTTAATCAATTAACTAATCCCTAgtgtatatataatttttttattgactAATTATTTGCAACTACTACTACCTTTATGCCCATTTTTGTAACTATGAATTGGTTCTTCATTTGTGTtcaacaatgtattttgggGCCATTGAGTTCATCAACAGGGTACTCAAAAATCCAACAATTTTAGTAtacattttggcatttttaagtttacattaaatttaaacatggGACATTCTCAAAATAAGGTTAAAATAGTTTACAGTATTGGGTTACAGTCAGTGTACACATGGAGGCATACTGTACAGAGGGAAAGCGGTAAAATACTTCTAAAATACAGATTTAAAGTGAAACCACTGATTATAAACCATTTAGAGTTCTTGAGGAGTACTACTGCATATGTGAAAAAGTAGTAAAGCCTTTTGTtgctccagagggagctgtgtgaaatctgataaattgcctcaagtgatgtcacttgagtcagctgAAGACTACGagtggagttagaaagaagtgaccTTACCCGTCCTCTGTAGCCGTTTCTTCAGTTCAGCTCGAGGCTACATTGGCTGCTATTAGCATGACACATAAATCTCTGACCAAACTGTCAGCGGTAGAGTTGCATCGTGGGTCATGTAGAAGCCAAGCAAGACAAAAAGacgatatctctggttctgctgcaccATTGTTTGATGAGAAAACAACCATTTTAGTATAGTAGAGTACACAGTGATCTGATCAAATCAAACGGTTTCTCTCTAACTTAATCATTTATGCGTTGGTACTTATCTAAATGCAGGATTTGGTGCTGTGTGTACTTTcagagtgggtgtttgtgtcGGCGGTGGCACTGGGCAGTGTCTTATTCCTGCTGTTGGTCGGGGTTTGTTGGTGTCAGTGTTGTCCTCActcctgctgctgctacatCAGCTGCTGGTGCTGTCCCGACACATGCTGCTGCCCGAGACACCGTgagtatgaacacacacacacacacacacacacacacacacacacgcaacaaaAGTTATTGCTCAGAACACTGACTGActattgaaaatgtgtttttctggaAAGTTGGAATTGGATTGTGTGTTGCTTTTGTAGTTTATGAGGCAGGTAAGGGTATAAAGACGGGCACCTCCACCCCTCAGACACCTGCCTACCCTCCATACTTTGTCACTGGTGTTCCGACGATGGTTCCCATCGCACCCCCATCTCTGGTGGACAAGATGTCTTCCCTCCCCCCTTCAGATGGCAGCATACTCACAGCAGGTGAGGTCTTACTCTTTTTCAAGCaagtgaatctgtgtttttAGAATTACTGACCAtatcagtgttgttgttgtgtttttatatatatatatatatatatatatactcatcCCCAGAGTTTATTCTGCTtttgcaaaaaatatttttaaattttttaatattGCATTTGCTGGGCGTTGAATAATCTACAAGATAAGCTTCTTTTGAAAATCGTGCCTTTGTGTCAGATATTTAAGTACAACATTCAAAAAAGTTCTGTGAGAAATGTAATTGTTTCTGTCGGTTATTTTATTTTGGGAATGCTGTAAATTGATGTGTGTGTTCTCACGTGAATGCAAGCGCAACTATTTAATTCTGCAATTTTGGCAAGAAACAATAGTAACACAATAAGGTAGTGAAAATAGAAAATGAGAAAATGCACTACTAATGGTCCTCGATCCACAATgagcaaacacacaaagacaaaacgtTTCCATGCTGATGGGTCAAGTGTGTATCCACAGTGCCAATGCATGCTGTAGGGGTTCCCTACCGCGCTCCTTCATCTCAGGATCAGGACTCTCTCAGGGTGCTCCAGTTTGTAGAGAAACAACTGGCTCACTTCAACCCTGCCAGGTCAATCAGCCACCAGTGTAAGCTCCATAAACTCATCCTGTGGGTTTACTCTCTGAAAATGCTGTCCACATCTTCTATTGCATGTTGATGCCCTCAACAGACAATGCATGCCGCACTATCTATACTGTTGGTAGTTTCTATTCGGGCTTTTTATCCTTTTGAGTGTGTCTTGGCTTGCCTCTCTGCACAAGCATTCTGCGTATTGAATTCCCTGTAGTTCAGATGTGCATAGTAGCAGCTGTGCATGCCTACTCACCTGAAAGAATGTGTTTTTACGATTCTCTCTCCAACAATTAATGTAATTGCTTACAGACATCGACTCTGACTTTCTTCTTCTGCAGTCTTTCTTATAACTGTTTCTCTTAAATACTCTGctaccttaaagtgctcatattatgctcatcttcaggttcataattgtatttagaggttataccagaataggtttacatggtttaattttcaaaaaacaccatatttttgttgtactgcacattgctacagctcctcttttcaccctgtgtgttgagctctctgttttagctacagagtgaggcattgcACTTCTATTTCctcatctttgttgggagtcgcacatgtgcagtagctaggtaaggactactaaaaGCAGAGTAGGGCGTGCCCCGCTaccagctaggcgagcattataacgggtgttacaaagtgacgcacgttcgttacggaagtaaaggctggacgacaatagagctgtttggagcagtttgtgaacactgttttctgtaggagatggtaagtccctttggggtcgactttgggctttttcacttcgtaaacctataacatgcacaaaaaaatatatataacacaataacggaaaggggaaaaagccaaaaagcataatatgagcattttaaagagaaatgttcagtttattcattctttcattcattcattcatttatccaTTCCTTCATTTTGACCTGTCCAGCCTGTAGCCTGTCCGAGCTGAGCTCCCTCCACGAGGGAGAAACCAGCTTCCGCCAAACATACCGAAATGTCCAGAGGAAAGCTCTGCCCGCCATCCCTGACCATGACCCTCAGCCTGAGCCCCAACGCTACCGTGACAACCGCAGCCCAGAGCCGCAGCGTTACCGTGACAATCCCCCTTCACCCCAACGATACCACGATGACCGCGACTCAGAGCCTCGCCGCTGCCAGGATGAGCCCCTTCCTCCGCGGCGGTACAGCGATGACCCTCCGTCCTCGTCCCAGTTGCGCAGGTCCGGCCGAAATCAACGGCAGCAGAATCACAGCGACGAGGACAACCACAAAAGGtactctctgtctgtttgcGTTTACATGCACTAATGTGACCTGGGTTCTTACTTTATTTTAGAAGCATGGCTTACTAATTTAACTGCTATAGAAGACGGCCTaccatcggcagaaaaggcagtcggactgactgcctccccgtacgttctgcgcatgtgcgagacgtaatacgtctccataacatcaggtggcgctaatctgtattgtcgctcaaaatatttaaaccggcagctgattggacgaacgtgtcacatgggtctggcttctcccgaatttcaaaacaaactgaccataatggcggctcgtttggaatacgatctcgtattttacgaaaatagttcaccgaaacgtgtttctgaaaacattttcaagggagaaataggccatacagttgctgaatctgtcttcatttcagatcgacaaaggtcagtttaaaaaaattttgtcagattttgagaggcgttcgtctcgctcatcccgctcgtcatttccgggttagcactccaccaatcagattggtcattgagtccgattCAACAAATctaatcggcccaaatgaacgccgacagctcctccgactgacgactgcacggaacacaccaaacagactcgagtcaccgacctcgccagactgtccgacggtcCATAATcgtgttggtgtgtcagcgccttgaCCAATCAGCTTACTGGAGAAAGCCAGTAACTCATTTACTTAAGCACATGTAAACTCAGCGACTTGTGAATGCAAACAGATTCTGTATATctgcatatataaatatacacaatACTCACAATCCTCCTGACCTTCTCTGTTGCATCCTGTTCCCttgtcccctccctccctctccctgtctgtctcctcttgGCATTGTGTTGCGTTCCGCAGGTGGAACCCTCGTTCAGAACATCTGCGGAGAAAGACGTACCGCACTGCCGGACGAACCGGCTCACTAGAAGAGCTGGAGGAGTTTGCTGCTTCTTACaagcagagaggagacagaggggaAGAGAAAAGGGAAGAGGACAGGGGAGACTACGAGATGGAGCGTCTGGAGTTCAGTCGGTATCCTTCATACCGCAATGGTCCACCTCAGCATTATCACAATGACGAAAATGAGCTCGGCGACAACAGCGACCGCGAAGATCGTCTCAGAAGAAACAAGAATAACGGACATTACATGGGCCCGCTTCAGTCACCCGAAAAGAGAAGGGGCACTTGGGACGGCGAGCGACCTGCCCCACCTCCCCCCAGGGTCAGTCCGCCGTCGACTTCTTCTCAAGAGAAGGACTACGACGGCACGTTCCTGACCAGCCTGCTGGAGCGCAAGGCCAAGTTACGAGGGGTCAGCCAGGGGAAGAGTGGGGCCCGGGGGGAGGGCGATTCAGACACAACCTCTAAGGGCAGCTCGAAAAAAAGCAGCGGGGAATCGAGTCGGCACTGCAGCCGGTCGCCCAGCAACAGGCCTGAGGCGGATTCACTTCCTCCCTGCTCAGACACAGAGCGAAGCAGGACGGACAGGCCATCTCCACGGCCGCTCCCAGCAAACACTAGCGGCTCTCAACCTCCTGGCCATTCCCTGGCCGGTCGCAGAGAGGAGCCCAGAGACAAGACCCGCAAAGTGGTGAGTAACATCTAAGCCTATCAACTATTGGTAGCATCGTGTGCCCGTAACGCTAATCTGCAGATCAACAGCAGCGAGTAGAACTCATGTAGCATATTTTCTAGTTAATTGAAAACGAGTTATTGATGTGTAattgatacaaaaaaaaagtttaacacTAGGCTAACAGCAAAGTGTTTAACACTCAATGTTGGATTTCACTGCTTTGAAGGGAGTTTACTAGGGCGTTTccactagaggtgttgaaattagtcaaataatcgatgcatcgaattgtggacatggacgatgctgcatcggtAATCGGCTGagccataatcgattatttcagtttacaatttaatgtaggcctaacaacatttctgtttacatattctgttatgttttggacattcaggaagtgccatgtgctcagtgctgtagttttatgtatccaatttatttagtattagagcactgcagaatgttttgtttttgaagcttgaaaagctatgaattaaatatcctacatggctttaatagaaaaattgCTTGACACATCGTGATGCATCAagatatcgaattgaatcgctgacattaTTATCGTAAtcaaatcgggagatcagtgaagattcacacctctagtttCCACAGGGGCCAAAATCTGCGTTTCGTCCGAACATTAAGTTCCTGTACGATAGTTCTTTTGGGAAAAAAGACCCAGTGTCAGGGGTAGAATTTTATGAGGGTTTAGGAACTATATGCAGAAaagattatatattttaaactcCTATCATTATGTTGTCTTCCCCACACGGGGTCCCAGCTCTaaggctgttgttgttgttgtacctTTGACAGGTCAGGTTCAGATGCTACTACAATGAAAACTAGGTAGAATACTCTCTGTATCCAACTACTCTCCATAACAATCATAACTGGTTGTCTCCTCCCCGATAAACCTGGGTCAAAAAGGTATTCAACGTCAAAGAATTCTTGTACAAGATAAATTCATTCGACAGAACCAGCTCTCAGGAGCTTCGATCAAATctttaaataatttgaaaaaagGTTGAAATGCAGTTTGTCCCAGGTTCACCATAATAACCCTGTTTGGCTAATGTTCACTATCCTTTACTCCCGCATTCTACTTTAAACGTATGTGAGTATTTTAGTGTAAGCTACTATTGTGTTCATcacttaaactttttttttatcctcacCAGAGCACTCTTCTCAGCCGGGACTCCCTCATCGTCTGATGGACTGAAAGCCCCACAGACTGAGCATGGAGGAGCCGCACGTCAGCTGATGAAAGATGATAGAAATGACTATATGCAACATCAAACATATGCAACTGACCGTGAAGGAAAGCTGAATCAGCACAGAAATGgacaacagacacactttttctaTGGCGACTGTCACTAGGGTTCCTGCCTGCTACGATGATGTTCAATGAATGATGAAGTCATTACTGTTGAACTGTCATCAGCTGGACTAACACTGAACTAATGGTGACTGGGTCAATGTCCTGGACTGTCCCTCCCAGCAGGACACTCTTCGTCTCCCCTCATCCCTATACGCTTTACGCTTCCAGTACAAAGAGTGCATTCATTTCCACTTGATGAGATATCTGCTTTAAATAAGCACAGTTGTAGTAAAGGAGGTATATGACAACAGCATTATTGTAAagaacatactgtagcttcagCTGAATGACAATACACACACTGTGACATTCAGCAACATATTCAGGGACTAAAGCTAACTAATTCAGACGGCATTTGCAAAGAGATTTTAAATGTTAACTAAAGCTCGTAGTAGTAGCCAACATTATCAAATGTTGATatgatgtgtatgtgacaaaataatgtaaGCACCTCCTGGAAAAGGACTCCTAAAGCTGCATTAAGCCAAAGTTAGGCCAGCTTTATAAACGCAATAGTTTGTCACTGACGTACTGAGTGAGTGATGAAGTTGCATTATCGATCGGTCGAGTGTTGGAGTTCCACATTGGCCGTTGCGAATAGGCGCAAACTTCTCAATTATTGACTCAAACGTAGCTTAACCATATCATATGATATGCTACTTCAGTCACTTTAAGAACAAATATTACTGCGGCACTACAGACATTTGCAGATTAACATTTAATAGCCAGGATTCACATTATAGACACTACCACTGACTATCTGTATAACACTTTGGCCGCAATTTACCACATTGGCCGTTACATGATCGAGTCACATGCTAGGTTTGACCTGGTCTGGGTATATTGACAATGGATC
This sequence is a window from Perca flavescens isolate YP-PL-M2 chromosome 1, PFLA_1.0, whole genome shotgun sequence. Protein-coding genes within it:
- the LOC114556634 gene encoding immunoglobulin-like domain-containing receptor 2 isoform X2, with translation MRLKGKQVTLDVHQKTFMNFTCRTWKMLLLPKWWILIVCLTDVLLPRCSGVHVFVRDEKRYAVLFQSVVLPCQYNSVSTQVPVVQWVYKSYCQDRTRDSFNFPDSMSGGQGGGGLTGGTRGAGGGYETGMTASYLDCSDSSRTVRTVASMSGSSITLSEYYKSRDISIINKADLRIGEVQWGDSGVYICKVVIADDLEGQNEASVELLVLEWVFVSAVALGSVLFLLLVGVCWCQCCPHSCCCYISCWCCPDTCCCPRHLYEAGKGIKTGTSTPQTPAYPPYFVTGVPTMVPIAPPSLVDKMSSLPPSDGSILTAVPMHAVGVPYRAPSSQDQDSLRVLQFVEKQLAHFNPARSISHQSCSLSELSSLHEGETSFRQTYRNVQRKALPAIPDHDPQPEPQRYRDNRSPEPQRYRDNPPSPQRYHDDRDSEPRRCQDEPLPPRRYSDDPPSSSQLRRSGRNQRQQNHSDEDNHKRWNPRSEHLRRKTYRTAGRTGSLEELEEFAASYKQRGDRGEEKREEDRGDYEMERLEFSRYPSYRNGPPQHYHNDENELGDNSDREDRLRRNKNNGHYMGPLQSPEKRRGTWDGERPAPPPPRVSPPSTSSQEKDYDGTFLTSLLERKAKLRGVSQGKSGARGEGDSDTTSKGSSKKSSGESSRHCSRSPSNRPEADSLPPCSDTERSRTDRPSPRPLPANTSGSQPPGHSLAGRREEPRDKTRKVSTLLSRDSLIV
- the LOC114556634 gene encoding immunoglobulin-like domain-containing receptor 2 isoform X1; translated protein: MRLKGKQVTLDVHQKTFMNFTCRTWKMLLLPKWWILIVCLTDVLLPRCSGVHVFVRDEKRYAVLFQSVVLPCQYNSVSTQVPVVQWVYKSYCQDRTRDSFNFPDSMSGGQGGGGLTGGTRGAGGGYETGMTASYLDCSDSSRTVRTVASMSGSSITLSEYYKSRDISIINKADLRIGEVQWGDSGVYICKVVIADDLEGQNEASVELLVLGFSGVPEDLLPDFDMKIMPEWVFVSAVALGSVLFLLLVGVCWCQCCPHSCCCYISCWCCPDTCCCPRHLYEAGKGIKTGTSTPQTPAYPPYFVTGVPTMVPIAPPSLVDKMSSLPPSDGSILTAVPMHAVGVPYRAPSSQDQDSLRVLQFVEKQLAHFNPARSISHQSCSLSELSSLHEGETSFRQTYRNVQRKALPAIPDHDPQPEPQRYRDNRSPEPQRYRDNPPSPQRYHDDRDSEPRRCQDEPLPPRRYSDDPPSSSQLRRSGRNQRQQNHSDEDNHKRWNPRSEHLRRKTYRTAGRTGSLEELEEFAASYKQRGDRGEEKREEDRGDYEMERLEFSRYPSYRNGPPQHYHNDENELGDNSDREDRLRRNKNNGHYMGPLQSPEKRRGTWDGERPAPPPPRVSPPSTSSQEKDYDGTFLTSLLERKAKLRGVSQGKSGARGEGDSDTTSKGSSKKSSGESSRHCSRSPSNRPEADSLPPCSDTERSRTDRPSPRPLPANTSGSQPPGHSLAGRREEPRDKTRKVSTLLSRDSLIV